A window of Myxococcales bacterium contains these coding sequences:
- a CDS encoding DUF4091 domain-containing protein, whose translation MSTRPFPSLVVAAGLVLSPAAALAADGGAEPPGVGVEVALFDDGLRVPEDPARALPPSPFPGKSVELFALRGETVAFQVVLAGSSEAPVPAHAVLSPFTGSSLEATPFVEHFLRIERTSGNDHRPDDSLAFTPSAKPRPAMLGAFADPLVPGSDIVLQRGRRAALWVDVHVPESATPGLAESKLQVVSARGVEAEVVVRVAVGAHEMPFAAQPVMIYYEPEALRRRMGGLRAEPSLRRLLHAHHAAGIRPVLDEKALEAEAPYLTGEAFTKGAGYTGPGEARGEGIVVLGSYGDLGEPKRDKVPLVERLHGRVKALDPRLETFLYAVDEECKSPWPAEWKRLLAESAAKELAVGATCGTDPLAHAADVVIQLPEELDPSRVAPARERAKAVWAYNGRRPYSGAPVVDVPSTDLVANGWIAARYGIARWFYWEATSWTSYGGGKVGGDTDPFVVAESFKNRDGDHSNGDGILVYPATQIVPGMRSFGEDTVYPSVRLKAIRRGIQDVGYVRLARASFPREADAIVARLVPRALREADGAAGPSWPDEPRPFHDARRELFELVGRSSDGVVPAPLARAPSAVPVRPGEVSRSARLAAVLGLAALVFALGLVPARPRRSK comes from the coding sequence GTGTCCACGCGCCCGTTTCCTTCCCTCGTCGTCGCCGCGGGGCTCGTGCTCTCTCCTGCCGCGGCGCTCGCGGCCGACGGGGGGGCCGAGCCGCCGGGCGTAGGCGTCGAGGTCGCCCTCTTCGACGACGGTCTCCGTGTCCCCGAGGACCCCGCGCGAGCGCTCCCCCCCTCGCCGTTTCCCGGGAAGAGCGTCGAGCTCTTCGCGCTGCGTGGCGAGACCGTCGCGTTCCAGGTGGTCCTTGCGGGCTCGTCCGAGGCCCCCGTCCCGGCGCACGCGGTCCTCTCCCCCTTCACGGGTAGCTCTCTCGAAGCGACCCCGTTCGTCGAGCATTTCCTGCGGATCGAGCGCACGTCGGGCAACGACCATCGCCCCGACGACTCGCTCGCCTTCACCCCTTCGGCGAAGCCGAGGCCCGCCATGCTCGGCGCCTTCGCGGATCCCCTCGTGCCGGGCTCCGACATCGTGCTCCAGCGCGGGCGTCGCGCGGCGCTCTGGGTCGACGTGCACGTGCCCGAGAGCGCGACGCCGGGCCTCGCCGAGTCGAAGCTCCAAGTGGTCTCGGCCCGGGGCGTGGAAGCCGAGGTCGTCGTTCGGGTGGCGGTGGGCGCACACGAGATGCCCTTCGCGGCGCAGCCGGTCATGATCTACTACGAGCCCGAAGCGCTCCGCCGCCGCATGGGGGGCCTCCGCGCCGAGCCTTCGCTGAGGCGGCTCCTCCACGCCCATCACGCCGCCGGCATTCGCCCCGTCCTCGACGAGAAGGCGCTCGAGGCCGAGGCCCCCTACCTCACCGGCGAGGCGTTCACGAAAGGTGCAGGATACACGGGGCCGGGAGAGGCGCGGGGCGAGGGCATCGTCGTGCTCGGCTCGTACGGCGATCTCGGCGAGCCGAAGCGCGACAAGGTGCCGCTCGTCGAGAGGCTTCATGGTCGCGTAAAGGCCCTGGATCCACGGCTCGAGACCTTCCTCTACGCGGTCGACGAGGAGTGCAAGAGCCCGTGGCCCGCCGAGTGGAAGCGGCTCCTCGCCGAGAGCGCCGCCAAGGAGCTCGCCGTCGGCGCGACGTGCGGCACGGACCCCCTCGCGCACGCGGCCGACGTGGTCATCCAGCTCCCGGAGGAGCTCGACCCGTCCCGCGTCGCGCCGGCGCGTGAGCGAGCCAAGGCCGTCTGGGCGTACAACGGTCGGAGGCCTTACTCCGGGGCGCCCGTCGTCGACGTACCTTCGACGGACCTCGTCGCCAACGGTTGGATCGCCGCTCGCTACGGCATCGCGCGGTGGTTCTATTGGGAGGCGACGAGCTGGACCTCGTACGGGGGAGGGAAGGTCGGCGGCGACACGGATCCGTTCGTGGTCGCCGAGTCGTTCAAGAACCGCGACGGGGACCACTCGAACGGCGACGGTATCCTCGTCTACCCGGCGACCCAAATCGTGCCGGGGATGCGCTCGTTCGGCGAGGACACCGTGTACCCCTCGGTGCGCCTCAAGGCCATTCGCCGAGGCATCCAAGACGTGGGGTACGTGCGGCTCGCGCGCGCCTCGTTCCCGCGCGAAGCCGACGCCATCGTCGCGCGTTTGGTGCCTCGCGCCCTCCGTGAGGCCGACGGCGCGGCCGGGCCCTCCTGGCCCGACGAGCCTCGCCCCTTCCACGACGCGCGGCGTGAGCTGTTCGAGCTCGTCGGACGGAGCTCGGACGGTGTCGTCCCCGCGCCGCTCGCGCGCGCTCCTTCGGCAGTCCCGGTGCGCCCCGGCGAGGTGTCGCGGTCCGCCCGGCTCGCCGCCGTGCTCGGCCTCGCCGCGCTCGTCTTCGCCCTCGGCCTCGTCCCGGCGCGCCCGCGTCGTTCGAAGTGA
- a CDS encoding pyridoxal-phosphate dependent enzyme translates to MTRLVVPRLALGDYPTRVERIDALCTDRCALYVKRDDAASPVYGGNKVRKLEPILADAKRRGSRRIVTVGAAGSHHVLATTLFAREHGLRAAAVLVPQRRTPHAVTNLRVAIGAGLEPFVATGYPDVPLRVLAAMRADSTFVALGGSNDLGTLGYVLAGLELGDQVARGELPEPDLVIAPLGSGGTVAGLAVGLEAAGLRTRVMGVAVSAPEGMFGAMARRLVARVARRVGVAKGAAQKRIAVVGTEIGEGYGIPTARGDEATARARSVGLTLDPTYTAKAFAATLDEVARGEAKTVVFWQTLSSASLEARAREAPALPRDLDDLFV, encoded by the coding sequence ATGACTCGCCTCGTCGTGCCCCGCCTCGCCCTCGGCGACTACCCGACCCGGGTCGAACGCATCGATGCACTTTGCACGGATCGGTGCGCGCTCTACGTGAAACGCGACGACGCGGCGAGCCCCGTCTACGGCGGAAACAAGGTGCGAAAGCTCGAGCCCATCCTGGCGGACGCGAAGAGGCGCGGCAGCCGGCGGATCGTGACCGTGGGCGCGGCCGGCAGCCACCACGTGCTCGCGACCACCCTCTTCGCGCGGGAGCACGGCCTGCGCGCCGCTGCGGTGCTCGTCCCACAAAGACGTACCCCGCACGCCGTGACCAACCTTCGTGTCGCGATCGGCGCAGGGCTCGAGCCGTTCGTCGCCACGGGGTACCCCGACGTCCCGCTCCGCGTCCTCGCCGCGATGCGCGCCGACAGCACGTTCGTCGCCCTAGGAGGCTCGAACGACCTCGGGACCCTCGGCTACGTGCTCGCGGGGCTCGAGCTCGGAGACCAGGTCGCGCGCGGCGAGCTGCCCGAGCCCGACCTCGTGATCGCGCCGCTCGGCTCCGGAGGGACGGTCGCGGGCCTCGCCGTGGGGCTCGAGGCCGCGGGGCTCCGCACGCGTGTCATGGGCGTCGCCGTGTCCGCGCCCGAGGGCATGTTCGGGGCCATGGCGAGGCGCCTCGTCGCTCGCGTCGCGCGCCGTGTCGGGGTCGCGAAGGGCGCCGCGCAGAAGCGCATCGCGGTGGTGGGGACCGAGATCGGCGAAGGGTACGGCATCCCCACGGCGCGAGGCGACGAGGCCACCGCGAGGGCCCGCAGCGTGGGCCTCACGCTCGATCCGACGTACACGGCGAAGGCGTTCGCGGCCACCCTCGACGAGGTCGCGCGGGGGGAGGCGAAGACGGTCGTCTTCTGGCAGACCCTGTCCTCGGCGAGCCTCGAGGCGCGCGCTCGAGAGGCCCCGGCCCTGCCGCGCGATCTCGACGACCTCTTCGTGTGA
- a CDS encoding crotonase/enoyl-CoA hydratase family protein, which yields MSPSPLSYTLEGKTAVVRMDDGKANALSSDMIDALLEAITRAEGEASSLVLTGRKDKFCAGFDLKVMMSGPENAKALLRRGSNLLMRLYGCRVPLVIACTGHALAGGALVLLTADTRIGTEGAYRIGLNEVAIGMPVPVLAMELARDRLDPRELGKATLLATIYDPSEAARVGYLDRALPEADVLGAALEEAKKLEALAPAAFAATKDRLRGRTIAHVNDTLEADMQALLMPVAG from the coding sequence GTGAGCCCATCTCCCCTCTCCTACACCCTCGAAGGCAAGACCGCGGTCGTCCGCATGGACGACGGCAAGGCCAACGCTCTCTCGTCCGACATGATCGACGCTCTGCTCGAGGCGATCACACGCGCCGAGGGCGAGGCCTCGTCGCTCGTCCTCACCGGCCGCAAGGACAAGTTCTGCGCCGGCTTCGACCTCAAGGTCATGATGAGCGGCCCCGAGAACGCCAAGGCCCTCCTCCGCCGCGGGTCGAACCTGCTCATGCGGCTCTATGGCTGCCGCGTCCCGCTCGTCATCGCGTGCACGGGGCACGCCCTGGCCGGCGGCGCGCTCGTGCTGCTCACGGCCGACACGCGCATCGGGACCGAAGGCGCGTACCGCATCGGGCTCAACGAGGTCGCCATCGGGATGCCCGTGCCCGTGCTCGCCATGGAGCTCGCGCGCGACAGGCTCGATCCCCGCGAGCTCGGCAAGGCCACGCTGCTCGCCACCATCTACGATCCGAGCGAGGCCGCCCGCGTCGGCTACCTCGATCGTGCGCTGCCCGAAGCCGACGTGCTCGGCGCGGCACTCGAAGAGGCCAAGAAGCTCGAGGCGCTCGCCCCGGCCGCGTTCGCCGCCACGAAAGACCGCCTGCGAGGCCGTACGATCGCCCACGTGAACGACACACTCGAGGCCGACATGCAGGCCCTGCTCATGCCCGTCGCGGGCTGA
- a CDS encoding transglycosylase SLT domain-containing protein encodes MRRFFALGLVMTTLGASPAAWSEPAKAGPTKPESKPGSPAPLPLPSPQAPKPQAPSPSAPTPKPAPSPPAPTPKAAPKPAAQTKPTSPPKPAAPPKVAGKVSPQRKADPKGRRHVAGGPTFDEASLGAETPELSALQEAERELFPPAMPPLGSTWPSTTPSPMPREGDPPRPHASGNVPETPAEPPREPGRDLTWLEGLEMPDLPVRWDARLVRYLEFWKNDPRGHAMFAHWLKRSGRYREAIRKTFAKKGVPEDLVWLAMVESGFEPTARSPVGALGMWQFMPETGKVYGLSQDRWADQRIHVQSATEAAADFLADLYRRFGSWELAMAAYNMGYGGITQVVKKYNTNDYFALSKLEGSLPWETTLYVPKILSCAIVSKNLAKFGFAQVVVDPPIAADEVRVPSGTPLSSVAQAAGVKPKEVEVLNPELRAQRTPPGEPGSLYVVRVPAGKGPECAEKLAKAQGKGEPADRYVVKVGESISDIAESHRVQTSKLVELNAIAPGEVLHGGTVLLVPKGDDGQKTDTKRDVTKRPERPVVVVPADVFVYPDRTRVFYRVKAGDTVDKLAETFGVALDELRRWNAIDLRARLLEGMTLQVFVRDPKVLERARTLAESDVDVVVSGSEAFFAHFEEKGRKRIVVSAKAGETLEAIGKRHGVTAKLMERINRRAKDEPLREGESVVLYVPATDPTPSRGDGEGKPLASALPPP; translated from the coding sequence ATGCGACGGTTCTTTGCGCTCGGGCTCGTCATGACCACCCTCGGCGCTTCGCCGGCCGCGTGGTCCGAGCCGGCCAAAGCGGGGCCGACGAAGCCCGAGTCGAAGCCTGGCTCGCCCGCGCCGCTCCCGCTGCCGTCGCCGCAAGCGCCGAAGCCGCAAGCGCCCTCTCCGTCCGCGCCCACGCCGAAGCCCGCGCCCTCTCCGCCCGCGCCCACGCCGAAGGCCGCGCCCAAGCCCGCGGCGCAGACGAAGCCGACCTCGCCGCCGAAGCCCGCTGCACCTCCGAAGGTCGCGGGGAAGGTCTCGCCTCAGCGAAAGGCGGATCCGAAGGGGCGTCGTCACGTCGCCGGAGGGCCGACCTTCGACGAGGCCTCGCTCGGCGCCGAGACCCCGGAGCTTTCGGCCCTTCAAGAAGCGGAGCGCGAGCTCTTCCCGCCGGCCATGCCTCCGCTCGGGAGCACGTGGCCGAGCACGACGCCGAGCCCGATGCCGCGCGAAGGGGATCCTCCCCGCCCGCACGCTTCGGGGAACGTCCCCGAGACGCCGGCCGAGCCGCCGCGCGAGCCAGGGCGCGACCTCACGTGGCTCGAAGGCCTCGAGATGCCCGACCTGCCCGTCCGGTGGGACGCGCGCCTCGTGCGGTACCTCGAGTTCTGGAAGAACGATCCGCGCGGGCACGCCATGTTCGCCCATTGGCTGAAGCGCTCCGGGCGCTACCGTGAAGCCATCCGAAAGACGTTCGCGAAGAAGGGCGTCCCGGAGGATCTCGTGTGGCTCGCCATGGTCGAGAGCGGCTTCGAGCCCACCGCGCGCTCTCCCGTGGGCGCGCTCGGCATGTGGCAGTTCATGCCCGAGACGGGCAAGGTCTACGGCCTCTCGCAAGATCGCTGGGCCGACCAGCGCATCCACGTCCAGTCTGCGACCGAGGCGGCCGCCGACTTCCTCGCCGATCTCTACCGCCGCTTCGGGAGCTGGGAGCTCGCCATGGCCGCGTACAACATGGGGTACGGCGGCATCACGCAGGTCGTCAAAAAGTACAACACGAACGACTACTTCGCGCTCTCCAAGCTCGAAGGCTCGCTCCCGTGGGAGACGACCCTCTACGTGCCGAAGATCCTCTCGTGCGCGATCGTCTCGAAGAACCTCGCCAAGTTCGGCTTCGCGCAGGTGGTCGTCGATCCGCCGATCGCGGCCGACGAGGTGCGAGTACCCTCGGGGACTCCTCTCTCGAGCGTCGCGCAGGCCGCGGGCGTCAAGCCCAAGGAGGTCGAGGTGCTGAACCCCGAGCTCCGCGCGCAACGCACCCCACCCGGTGAGCCAGGGAGCCTCTACGTCGTGCGTGTGCCCGCCGGCAAAGGCCCCGAGTGCGCCGAGAAGCTCGCGAAGGCCCAAGGCAAGGGAGAGCCCGCCGACCGCTACGTCGTGAAGGTGGGCGAGTCGATCTCCGACATCGCCGAGAGCCACAGGGTCCAGACGTCGAAGCTCGTCGAGCTGAACGCGATCGCCCCCGGCGAGGTGCTGCACGGCGGCACCGTCCTCCTCGTCCCCAAGGGGGACGACGGCCAAAAAACGGATACGAAACGAGATGTTACGAAGCGACCCGAGCGCCCCGTGGTCGTGGTGCCCGCGGACGTGTTCGTCTATCCCGATCGGACGCGTGTATTCTACAGGGTCAAGGCGGGCGACACGGTCGACAAGCTCGCCGAGACCTTCGGCGTCGCGCTCGACGAGCTCCGCCGGTGGAACGCGATCGATCTCCGCGCGCGCCTCCTCGAGGGCATGACCCTCCAGGTCTTCGTCCGGGATCCGAAGGTGCTCGAGCGCGCGCGCACGCTGGCCGAGTCGGACGTGGACGTGGTGGTCTCGGGCAGCGAGGCGTTCTTCGCTCACTTCGAGGAGAAGGGGCGCAAGCGGATCGTCGTCTCGGCGAAGGCGGGCGAGACGCTCGAGGCGATCGGCAAACGGCACGGCGTCACCGCGAAGCTCATGGAGCGCATCAACCGTCGCGCCAAAGACGAGCCTCTCCGCGAAGGCGAGAGCGTCGTGCTCTACGTCCCGGCGACCGATCCCACGCCCTCCCGCGGCGACGGCGAGGGGAAACCCTTGGCCTCGGCGCTGCCCCCACCCTGA
- a CDS encoding lysophospholipid acyltransferase family protein → MAERFGLDGYFLRKLAMLGASKGPEWFLRYTPPVIGLAAMALVPSARRAVVRNLRMAHGERATALEAVDVARTFGSYAASLAEALAAGSKNQVDFQSHSVDGKENMYAALEMGKGVVVASLHSGGWDVLGSLFADRVKTPFTIVMEPERDAGARRFHDELRERAGVKVAHAGDDPLAALPLLRDLKDKGIVALLCDRTPPGMKTFDVSLFDRPGKIPQGPFRLAQLSGAPVVPLFCARSGFRSYHVVVRPPIVVPRRATPEELDAAAQAVASAMTDFVRAYPTQWFHFASDG, encoded by the coding sequence ATGGCGGAGCGCTTCGGTCTCGACGGCTACTTCCTGCGAAAGCTCGCGATGCTCGGCGCGTCCAAGGGGCCCGAGTGGTTCCTCCGGTACACTCCGCCGGTCATCGGGCTCGCCGCGATGGCGCTCGTCCCCTCGGCGCGGCGGGCCGTCGTGCGAAACCTCCGGATGGCTCACGGAGAGCGAGCGACCGCGCTCGAGGCCGTCGACGTCGCGCGGACCTTCGGGAGCTACGCGGCATCCTTGGCCGAGGCCCTCGCGGCAGGCTCGAAGAACCAAGTCGACTTCCAGAGCCACAGCGTGGACGGCAAAGAGAACATGTACGCCGCGCTCGAGATGGGCAAAGGCGTGGTCGTCGCGAGCCTCCACTCGGGCGGGTGGGACGTGCTCGGCTCGCTCTTCGCCGATCGTGTGAAGACCCCTTTCACCATCGTCATGGAGCCCGAGCGTGACGCGGGCGCGCGGCGCTTCCACGACGAGCTGCGAGAGCGCGCGGGGGTCAAGGTCGCCCACGCCGGGGACGACCCGCTCGCGGCCCTCCCTCTCCTCCGCGACCTCAAAGACAAGGGGATCGTCGCGCTTTTGTGCGATCGCACGCCCCCCGGCATGAAGACCTTCGACGTCTCGCTCTTCGACCGACCGGGCAAGATCCCTCAGGGGCCGTTCCGCCTCGCGCAGCTCTCGGGGGCGCCGGTCGTCCCGCTCTTCTGCGCGCGCTCCGGCTTTCGCAGCTACCACGTGGTCGTGCGCCCGCCGATCGTGGTCCCGAGGCGCGCGACCCCCGAAGAGCTCGACGCAGCCGCGCAGGCGGTCGCCTCGGCCATGACCGACTTCGTGCGCGCCTACCCGACGCAGTGGTTCCACTTCGCGAGCGACGGCTGA
- a CDS encoding VanW family protein, with protein MRTPTPARLLVVSFVLLASGASAAVARPRLLPDAPVLPGTRVAGAVVPRGGDGSAEVAARKAAFEARRVSLVFGANEVASVSFAELGITVDEKRTLAILSRAGKEGSLVERVTATRKAERGEVDVPLALDVKREVGLAKLEALKAELDRAPVAAKLDLDAHATIPGKDGAYIDVDGTLARVEALASAGYTNTVDSAPLVTVAVPPRVSTAFVDSLDVSAVVSEFETHFSRGGEQARRGRNIDVAAGKLDGLILSPGQLVSFNEVVGDRSEANGFQKSWEIFKGEMVEGVGGGTCQVASTFHAAVFFGGLEVLERLPHSRPSHYITMGLDSTVVYPAVDLKVRNPHPFPVVVHTKTSGNTLRVELLGKTKPVKVTFGRDVVATLPYTRKVVEDSTLPSNRVVVKQHGIKGYRIKRTRQIVYADGTKKVEDSTDFYPPTTEIYRVPAGFDESKLPALPAGDATPDAVAAKPSSPGAVACAGDCDKPADVEFVEARGVHAPTAGQVAPARSVTMKH; from the coding sequence ATGCGCACTCCCACCCCCGCACGCCTCCTCGTGGTCTCGTTCGTTCTGCTCGCGTCCGGCGCGTCCGCGGCCGTCGCGCGCCCGCGGCTCTTGCCGGACGCGCCGGTCCTCCCGGGCACTCGGGTCGCAGGCGCCGTGGTCCCGCGAGGCGGAGACGGCAGCGCCGAGGTCGCCGCGCGGAAGGCCGCGTTCGAGGCGCGTCGGGTTTCGCTCGTCTTCGGGGCGAACGAGGTCGCGTCGGTCTCGTTCGCCGAGCTCGGCATCACGGTCGACGAGAAGCGCACCCTCGCGATCCTCTCGCGCGCCGGCAAAGAGGGCTCGCTCGTCGAGCGTGTCACGGCCACCCGCAAGGCCGAGCGGGGTGAGGTCGACGTTCCCCTCGCGCTCGACGTGAAGCGCGAGGTCGGGCTCGCGAAGCTCGAAGCGCTCAAGGCGGAGCTCGACCGCGCGCCCGTCGCCGCGAAGCTCGACCTCGACGCCCACGCCACGATCCCAGGGAAAGACGGCGCCTACATCGACGTCGACGGTACGCTCGCGCGGGTCGAGGCGCTCGCCTCCGCGGGGTACACGAACACGGTGGACTCCGCGCCGCTCGTCACGGTGGCGGTCCCTCCTCGGGTGTCGACGGCCTTCGTCGACTCGCTCGACGTGTCCGCCGTCGTGAGCGAGTTCGAGACCCATTTCTCGCGAGGCGGAGAGCAGGCCCGCCGCGGACGGAACATCGACGTCGCCGCCGGCAAGCTCGACGGCCTCATCCTTTCGCCGGGCCAGCTCGTCAGCTTCAACGAGGTGGTCGGGGACCGCAGTGAGGCGAACGGCTTCCAGAAGAGCTGGGAGATCTTCAAGGGCGAGATGGTCGAAGGGGTCGGCGGCGGCACGTGCCAGGTCGCCTCCACCTTTCACGCGGCCGTGTTCTTCGGTGGTCTCGAGGTGCTCGAGCGGCTGCCCCACTCGCGCCCGAGCCACTACATCACGATGGGGCTCGACTCGACCGTGGTCTACCCCGCCGTCGACCTCAAGGTCCGAAACCCTCATCCGTTCCCGGTGGTCGTCCACACGAAGACCTCGGGCAACACGCTGCGGGTCGAGCTCCTCGGCAAGACCAAGCCGGTCAAGGTCACCTTCGGTCGCGACGTGGTGGCCACGCTCCCTTACACGCGGAAGGTGGTCGAGGACTCGACCTTGCCCTCGAACCGCGTCGTCGTGAAGCAGCACGGCATCAAGGGCTACCGCATCAAGCGCACTCGGCAGATCGTGTACGCCGACGGCACCAAGAAGGTCGAGGACTCGACCGACTTCTACCCGCCGACCACCGAAATCTATCGTGTTCCCGCGGGGTTCGACGAGTCCAAGCTCCCCGCTTTGCCCGCGGGAGACGCGACCCCCGACGCGGTCGCCGCGAAGCCGAGCTCGCCCGGCGCGGTCGCGTGCGCGGGAGACTGCGACAAACCCGCCGACGTGGAGTTCGTCGAGGCCCGCGGTGTCCACGCGCCCACGGCCGGTCAGGTGGCGCCGGCCCGCTCCGTGACGATGAAACACTGA
- a CDS encoding serine/threonine protein kinase: MKRCPRCHLPFENALTTCVFDGSTLERIPDPRIGTTIADRYLVGQVIGEGGMATVYEATNKVTGKTVAVKVMNPLLASDPVVRERFRREAKNAQKLTHPNIIEIFDQGDTEDGTAFIAMERLHGAPLSATIGARTMTLRRALHIMVQCARGIARAHDLDVIHRDIKPDNIFLCHREDGSDLVKLLDFGIARSRHDSRLTGQGELFGTPQYMAPERIKSSDTGPSADLYAFGVVFYELLTGELPFDAPDIATFFVKHLRDIPGKPSAKNPEVPEELDALVLSMLAKEPDQRPVDGHRIQSILLGILEKLALDAPPSPETLSESSGPRITLEPASPDVWKRRTSLCDEMLALAYGQKEAAPSELLDVLANIHELVARHDYAKAAHADARHAVEDAEQRGRDKRLQLGFAVDQLGQDASRAKEESRAAAALVVAARAADAELPKALPALQKELLFWEGRCAFREPSADLAAAYEALGKTIRDWLESRANVAVLEAATAGKEARVSDIDFQIRELRAALARAEQEAEDERAREEARARELEATRELVERELQAEMQKFCLPLKQRQELRPLFRELEGGEGAHA; encoded by the coding sequence GTGAAGAGGTGCCCCCGCTGCCATCTGCCGTTCGAGAACGCACTGACGACGTGCGTCTTCGACGGGAGCACGCTCGAGCGGATCCCCGACCCGCGCATCGGCACGACGATCGCCGACCGCTACCTCGTCGGGCAGGTCATCGGCGAGGGTGGGATGGCCACCGTGTACGAGGCCACGAACAAGGTCACCGGCAAGACCGTGGCCGTCAAGGTGATGAACCCGCTGCTCGCGAGCGATCCGGTCGTGCGCGAGCGGTTCCGGCGCGAGGCGAAGAACGCCCAGAAGCTCACGCACCCGAACATCATCGAGATCTTCGACCAAGGCGACACGGAGGACGGGACGGCCTTCATCGCCATGGAGCGTCTGCACGGCGCCCCCCTCTCGGCGACGATCGGGGCTCGCACCATGACGCTCCGGCGCGCGCTCCACATCATGGTGCAGTGCGCACGAGGCATCGCCCGCGCCCACGACCTCGACGTCATCCACCGCGACATCAAGCCCGACAACATCTTCCTCTGCCACCGCGAGGACGGGAGCGACCTCGTCAAGCTGCTCGATTTCGGCATCGCGCGCTCGCGCCACGACAGCCGCCTCACGGGCCAGGGAGAGCTCTTCGGCACGCCGCAGTACATGGCCCCGGAGCGCATCAAGAGCTCCGACACGGGCCCGTCCGCCGATCTCTACGCGTTCGGCGTCGTCTTCTACGAGCTGCTCACCGGCGAGCTCCCGTTCGACGCCCCCGACATCGCCACGTTCTTCGTCAAACACCTGCGCGACATCCCCGGGAAGCCGAGCGCGAAGAACCCCGAGGTGCCCGAGGAGCTCGACGCGCTCGTGCTCTCGATGCTGGCCAAGGAGCCCGACCAGCGCCCGGTCGACGGCCACCGTATCCAATCGATTTTGCTCGGCATTTTGGAGAAGCTCGCGCTCGATGCGCCCCCCTCCCCGGAGACGCTCAGCGAGAGCTCGGGGCCACGCATCACCCTCGAGCCGGCGAGCCCCGACGTGTGGAAGCGCCGCACGAGCCTGTGCGACGAGATGCTCGCCCTCGCCTACGGCCAGAAGGAGGCCGCTCCGTCGGAGCTCCTGGACGTGCTCGCCAACATCCACGAGCTCGTCGCCCGCCACGACTACGCGAAGGCCGCGCACGCCGACGCACGCCACGCCGTCGAGGACGCCGAGCAGCGGGGCCGCGACAAACGCCTCCAGCTCGGCTTCGCCGTCGACCAGCTCGGCCAAGACGCCTCCCGGGCCAAGGAGGAGTCACGCGCGGCCGCGGCCCTCGTGGTCGCAGCGCGCGCGGCCGACGCCGAGCTCCCGAAGGCCCTCCCCGCCCTCCAGAAGGAGCTCCTCTTCTGGGAGGGGCGCTGCGCCTTCCGCGAGCCCTCCGCCGACCTCGCCGCCGCGTACGAGGCCCTCGGCAAGACGATCCGCGACTGGCTCGAGTCGCGCGCGAACGTCGCGGTGCTCGAGGCGGCGACGGCCGGGAAGGAGGCCCGTGTGTCCGACATCGACTTCCAGATCCGGGAGCTCCGCGCCGCGCTGGCTCGCGCCGAACAAGAGGCCGAGGACGAACGCGCGCGGGAAGAGGCGCGGGCGCGCGAGCTCGAGGCGACACGGGAGCTCGTCGAGCGCGAGCTTCAGGCCGAGATGCAGAAGTTTTGCCTCCCGCTCAAACAGCGCCAGGAGCTTCGCCCGCTCTTCCGCGAGCTCGAAGGCGGCGAAGGGGCCCACGCGTGA